In Fimbriimonadia bacterium, one genomic interval encodes:
- the gcvH gene encoding glycine cleavage system protein GcvH, with protein MNFPADLRYTPSHEWVRIEGDEAVVGISDFAQSELGDIVYVELPSVGRTLAKGEAFGVVESVKTVSDVYAPVAGEVTAVNTDLEPHAETINQDPYGAGWIIRLRMSDPSEAEGLLTAEAYEKHTKEH; from the coding sequence ATGAACTTTCCCGCTGATCTCCGATACACCCCGTCGCACGAGTGGGTGCGAATCGAAGGCGACGAAGCCGTCGTGGGGATTTCCGACTTCGCTCAGTCCGAGCTGGGGGACATCGTGTACGTGGAGCTGCCGAGCGTGGGGCGAACTCTTGCCAAGGGCGAGGCGTTCGGAGTCGTCGAGTCCGTCAAGACCGTCAGCGACGTGTATGCGCCGGTGGCAGGCGAAGTGACCGCCGTCAACACGGACCTGGAGCCGCACGCCGAGACCATCAACCAAGACCCCTACGGCGCAGGCTGGATCATCCGGCTCAGGATGTCGGACCCCAGCGAGGCGGAAGGCTTGCTCACCGCAGAGGCATATGAGAAACATACAAAGGAGCACTAA
- a CDS encoding prepilin-type N-terminal cleavage/methylation domain-containing protein, which translates to MKYLTSPTARGSRGGGFTLIELLVVIAIIAILAAILFPVFARAREQGKKASCISNLKQLSLGGLMYADDNTGKIGPTNYIQMLLWPHNFERYIKNKPVHLCPNAMKYTKPWSSYVYGSATSAWDWYGFNGSYALNGWLYADYVGKLNRAQEPARTFFLADSNWIDTWVGQNDSNHICPDTIDTRMGRHQKETYSWGIDRLCIDRHSGGIQMTYLDGHGKYMKLQSLLTVVHKPY; encoded by the coding sequence GTGAAATATCTCACTTCCCCAACTGCTCGGGGCTCTCGCGGTGGTGGCTTCACCCTTATCGAGCTCCTCGTCGTCATCGCCATCATCGCGATCCTTGCGGCCATCCTGTTCCCCGTTTTCGCACGAGCGAGGGAGCAGGGGAAAAAAGCGAGCTGCATCAGCAACCTGAAGCAGCTCAGCCTAGGCGGTCTCATGTATGCCGACGACAACACCGGCAAGATTGGCCCCACGAACTACATCCAGATGCTGCTATGGCCGCACAACTTCGAGCGATACATCAAAAACAAGCCCGTACACCTTTGTCCGAACGCCATGAAGTACACCAAGCCTTGGTCCAGCTACGTGTACGGCAGTGCCACTTCGGCGTGGGACTGGTATGGCTTCAACGGTAGCTACGCGCTGAACGGCTGGCTGTACGCGGACTACGTAGGTAAGCTGAATCGTGCGCAGGAGCCGGCGCGTACCTTCTTCCTGGCCGACTCGAACTGGATTGACACGTGGGTCGGGCAGAACGACTCCAATCACATCTGCCCGGACACGATCGACACGCGGATGGGACGCCACCAGAAAGAGACCTATAGCTGGGGGATCGACCGCCTGTGCATAGACCGCCACTCGGGCGGTATTCAGATGACCTACCTGGACGGCCACGGAAAGTACATGAAGCTGCAGAGCTTACTCACCGTCGTCCACAAGCCGTACTGA